Proteins co-encoded in one Armatimonadota bacterium genomic window:
- the ugpB gene encoding sn-glycerol-3-phosphate ABC transporter substrate-binding protein UgpB, whose protein sequence is MRTRAIAGLAAVVALAAGVSLTGPTAASPTSGPTLVAQAPRIQLEFWHGLRGPLGEALESIVAGFNASQTRYQVNATFKGSYPETMVAAIAAFRAGNAPHVVQMFEVGTATMMAAKGAIKPVHELMREAGIPFDPSIYLPAVRSYYSDAAGRMVSLPFNTSTPVLWYNKDAFRRAGLNPDAPPKTWNEVRAAAQRIRAANAAPCGLSTAWPTWVQVENFGAIHDVPFATKANGFEGTDAELTLNLPLYVRHLQFLVDMLREGTFKYGGRDAAGDALGPSGECAMLTASSALFARYQREAKFDWGVTFLPYYDDVKGAPKNSIIGGASFWVMTAPRRTAEEYRGVAEFFRYVSSPEASAKWHMETGYVPITFTGAQLARATGFYQRNPWAEIPIQQLTRTPPTRNSRGLRLGNLVEIRVVLYEEMERAFQGQQTAQQAMDNAVRRGNQILRRFERTAGL, encoded by the coding sequence ATGAGGACCAGAGCGATCGCAGGCCTCGCCGCTGTGGTGGCGCTGGCCGCAGGGGTGAGCCTGACCGGACCGACCGCGGCGAGCCCCACCAGCGGGCCGACGCTGGTTGCGCAGGCCCCGCGCATCCAGCTCGAGTTCTGGCACGGCCTCCGGGGGCCGCTGGGCGAAGCCCTGGAGTCGATCGTCGCGGGCTTCAACGCCTCCCAGACGCGCTACCAGGTCAACGCCACGTTCAAGGGATCGTACCCCGAGACGATGGTGGCGGCCATCGCCGCGTTCCGGGCGGGCAACGCGCCCCACGTCGTGCAGATGTTCGAGGTCGGCACGGCCACCATGATGGCGGCCAAGGGGGCGATCAAACCCGTGCACGAGCTGATGCGGGAAGCGGGCATCCCCTTCGACCCCAGCATCTACCTGCCGGCGGTCCGCAGCTACTACAGCGACGCCGCCGGCCGCATGGTCTCGCTGCCGTTCAACACCTCGACGCCGGTCCTGTGGTACAACAAGGACGCCTTCCGCCGGGCCGGTCTGAACCCCGACGCGCCACCCAAGACCTGGAACGAGGTCCGGGCGGCGGCCCAGCGCATCCGGGCGGCCAACGCCGCGCCCTGCGGGTTGTCCACGGCGTGGCCGACGTGGGTGCAGGTGGAGAACTTCGGCGCGATCCACGACGTGCCGTTCGCCACGAAGGCCAACGGGTTCGAAGGCACCGACGCCGAGCTCACGCTCAACCTGCCCCTGTACGTCCGCCACCTGCAGTTCCTGGTGGACATGCTCCGGGAGGGAACCTTCAAGTACGGGGGGCGCGACGCCGCCGGCGACGCGCTGGGGCCCTCGGGCGAGTGCGCGATGCTCACGGCGTCGTCGGCCCTGTTCGCCCGCTACCAGCGCGAGGCCAAGTTCGACTGGGGCGTCACGTTCCTGCCCTACTACGACGACGTGAAGGGCGCGCCGAAGAACTCCATCATCGGCGGCGCCAGCTTCTGGGTGATGACCGCGCCGCGGCGGACCGCCGAGGAGTACCGCGGGGTCGCCGAGTTCTTCCGCTACGTGAGCTCGCCCGAGGCGTCGGCGAAGTGGCACATGGAGACCGGCTACGTGCCCATCACCTTCACCGGCGCTCAGCTGGCGCGTGCCACGGGCTTCTACCAGCGGAACCCCTGGGCGGAGATCCCCATTCAGCAGCTCACCCGCACACCACCCACGCGGAACTCGCGCGGCCTGCGGCTGGGCAACCTCGTGGAGATCCGGGTGGTGCTCTACGAGGAGATGGAGCGGGCGTTCCAGGGACAGCAGACGGCGCAACAGGCGATGGACAACGCGGTGCGCCGCGGGAACCAGATCCTGCGCCGCTTCGAGCGCACCGCAGGGCTGTAG
- the ugpA gene encoding sn-glycerol-3-phosphate ABC transporter permease UgpA, whose translation MRRRTIFPNKVLPYALLAPQLAVTVVFFFWPAAQAIVQSMLRQDPFGLSTAFVGLENFVTVLTDPFYLQTLRVTFVFSAAVVLLAMATGLLLATTADKEIRGASVYKTLLIWPYAIAPAVSASLWLFIFHPTIGIVGRALIRHGIPWDYTLNGTHALVLVILAAAWNRVAYNFIFFLAGLQSIPRSVLEAAAVDGATSRQRFWRVVFPLLSPTTFFLLVVNVIYAFFDTFGIVHALTRGGPGKATETLIYKVYVDGVINLDLGGSSAQSVILLLVVIALTALQFRYIERRVAY comes from the coding sequence ATGCGCCGCCGGACGATCTTCCCCAACAAGGTGCTGCCCTACGCCCTGCTGGCGCCGCAGCTGGCCGTCACCGTCGTCTTCTTCTTCTGGCCCGCCGCGCAGGCCATCGTCCAGTCAATGCTCCGGCAGGACCCGTTTGGCCTCAGCACGGCGTTCGTGGGGCTCGAGAACTTCGTCACCGTGCTGACCGACCCGTTCTACCTGCAGACCCTGCGGGTGACGTTCGTCTTCTCGGCCGCCGTCGTGCTCCTGGCCATGGCCACCGGCCTCCTCCTGGCCACGACCGCCGACAAGGAGATCCGCGGCGCGTCGGTCTACAAGACCCTGCTCATCTGGCCGTATGCCATCGCCCCGGCGGTCTCCGCCTCCCTGTGGCTGTTCATCTTCCACCCGACCATCGGCATCGTGGGCCGCGCGCTGATCCGCCACGGCATCCCGTGGGACTACACCCTCAACGGCACCCACGCCCTGGTCCTGGTGATCCTGGCCGCCGCCTGGAACCGGGTGGCCTACAACTTCATCTTCTTCCTGGCCGGCTTGCAGTCGATTCCCCGCTCGGTGCTGGAGGCCGCCGCCGTGGACGGCGCCACCTCACGGCAGCGCTTCTGGCGCGTGGTGTTCCCGCTGCTCTCGCCGACCACGTTCTTCCTGCTGGTGGTCAACGTCATCTACGCCTTCTTCGACACGTTCGGCATCGTCCACGCCCTGACCCGCGGCGGCCCGGGCAAGGCCACCGAGACGCTGATCTACAAGGTCTACGTGGACGGCGTGATCAACCTCGACCTGGGGGGCTCGTCGGCGCAGTCGGTGATCCTGCTGCTGGTGGTGATCGCCCTGACGGCGCTGCAGTTCCGGTACATCGAGCGGCGGGTGGCGTACTGA
- the ugpE gene encoding sn-glycerol-3-phosphate ABC transporter permease UgpE: MRLRRRLRHWQAHLILLAGVALFAFPVYVALVGSTHDLGTVARGEMGLRPGPYAVKNYTQAFTTGSGERIRGAPVRLMMRNSLIMALAIPTGKILISLLSAFAVVFFEFPLRMFFFWMIFVTLMLPVEVRIIPTYKVVADLGMIDTFAGLTVPLIASATATLIFRQFFLTIPDELVDAAKVDGAGPMRFFWSILLPLSSTTTAALFVILFIYGWNQYLWPLLVTTSQEMTTVVIGITRMIGTGEALVDWPIIMATTIMAMLPPVVVVILMQRWFVKGLTETEK; this comes from the coding sequence ATGCGGCTGCGCCGTCGCCTGCGCCACTGGCAGGCGCACCTGATCCTGCTGGCGGGCGTGGCGCTGTTCGCGTTCCCGGTCTACGTGGCCCTGGTCGGCTCCACCCACGACCTGGGCACGGTGGCCCGCGGCGAGATGGGCCTGCGTCCGGGCCCCTACGCCGTGAAGAACTACACCCAGGCCTTCACCACCGGCAGCGGCGAGCGCATCCGCGGGGCGCCGGTGCGCCTGATGATGCGCAACAGCCTGATCATGGCCCTGGCGATCCCCACCGGGAAGATCCTCATCTCGCTGCTGTCGGCGTTCGCCGTGGTCTTCTTCGAGTTCCCGCTGCGCATGTTCTTCTTCTGGATGATCTTCGTGACGCTCATGCTCCCCGTGGAGGTCCGGATCATCCCCACCTACAAGGTGGTCGCCGACCTGGGCATGATCGACACCTTCGCCGGGCTCACCGTCCCGCTGATCGCCTCGGCGACGGCCACGCTGATCTTCCGCCAGTTCTTCCTGACGATCCCCGACGAGCTGGTGGACGCCGCCAAGGTCGACGGGGCGGGCCCCATGCGCTTCTTCTGGAGCATCCTGCTGCCGCTCTCCTCGACCACCACCGCGGCCCTGTTCGTCATCCTGTTCATCTACGGCTGGAACCAGTACCTCTGGCCGCTGCTCGTCACCACCAGCCAGGAGATGACGACCGTGGTCATCGGCATCACGCGGATGATCGGCACGGGCGAAGCCCTGGTGGACTGGCCCATCATCATGGCCACGACCATCATGGCGATGCTGCCCCCCGTGGTGGTCGTGATCCTCATGCAGCGATGGTTCGTGAAGGGCCTGACGGAGACCGAAAAATGA
- a CDS encoding acyl-CoA dehydrogenase family protein, protein MPPIPEAHGLLRDAVRDLCRRFPDEYWRATDRARAYPEEFVRALTGHGYLAALIPEEYGGAGLGLTEASIILEEIHRSGGNAAACHAQMYAMGTLLRHGSPAQKARYLPALAAGELRLQAFAVTEPDAGSDTTRIATMAVRRGDRYVVTGQKIFTSRVRQSDLMLLLARTTPYDAVTDKTLGLSLFLVDLRTAGDRLRVEPIETMLNHHTTQVFFDGLEVPAENLVGQEGHGFRHVIDGWNAERILLAAEAIGDGRWFIDRAVRYACQRVVFGRPIGANQGIQFPIAAAYARIEAADLVRYDAARRFDAGEPCGPQANMAKYLAAEAAWEAANVCLTTHGGYGFAVDYDVERKFRETRLFKEAPVSNNLVLAYLGHRVLGLPKSY, encoded by the coding sequence ATGCCGCCGATCCCCGAGGCGCACGGGCTGCTGCGCGACGCGGTCCGCGACCTCTGCCGCCGGTTCCCCGACGAGTACTGGCGCGCAACAGACCGCGCCCGCGCCTACCCCGAGGAGTTCGTGCGGGCGCTGACCGGCCACGGCTACCTGGCCGCCTTGATCCCCGAGGAGTACGGCGGGGCCGGTCTGGGCCTCACCGAAGCCAGCATCATCCTCGAGGAGATCCACCGCAGCGGCGGCAATGCCGCCGCCTGCCACGCCCAGATGTACGCCATGGGCACGTTGCTGCGCCACGGCTCGCCCGCCCAGAAAGCCCGCTACCTCCCCGCCCTGGCGGCAGGGGAGCTGCGCCTGCAGGCCTTCGCCGTGACCGAGCCCGACGCTGGCTCCGACACCACGCGCATCGCCACCATGGCCGTGCGCCGGGGTGACCGCTACGTCGTCACCGGCCAGAAGATCTTCACCTCGCGGGTCCGCCAGTCGGACCTGATGTTGCTGCTGGCCCGGACCACACCCTACGACGCGGTCACCGACAAGACCCTGGGCCTGTCGCTGTTCCTGGTGGACCTGCGGACGGCCGGCGATCGCCTGCGCGTCGAGCCCATCGAGACCATGCTGAACCACCACACGACCCAGGTCTTCTTCGACGGCCTGGAGGTGCCGGCCGAGAACCTCGTCGGCCAGGAAGGCCACGGGTTCCGCCACGTCATCGACGGCTGGAACGCCGAGCGCATCCTGCTGGCGGCCGAGGCGATCGGCGACGGGCGGTGGTTCATCGACCGGGCCGTGCGCTACGCGTGCCAGCGGGTGGTCTTCGGGCGGCCCATCGGGGCCAACCAGGGCATCCAGTTCCCCATCGCTGCGGCCTACGCGCGGATCGAGGCTGCCGACCTCGTGCGCTACGACGCGGCCCGTCGCTTCGACGCGGGCGAGCCGTGCGGCCCACAGGCCAACATGGCCAAGTACCTGGCCGCAGAGGCCGCGTGGGAGGCGGCCAACGTCTGCCTGACCACCCACGGCGGCTACGGCTTTGCGGTGGACTACGACGTGGAGCGCAAGTTCCGCGAGACGCGCCTGTTCAAGGAGGCGCCGGTGAGCAACAACCTGGTGCTGGCCTACCTGGGGCACCGCGTGCTGGGCCTGCCGAAATCCTACTGA
- a CDS encoding ABC transporter substrate-binding protein → MRITRRRFLRYTGAGLGALVIGDRLASALAAQDATIPVGAVYPLSGALARIGAGIRNGIELAVDIVNNAYPDLTLPLAPTAGLPKLGGRKIRLIWGDSRGDPATGRAEAERLIERERVVALIGSYQSAVTATASLAAETRGIPFLNPESSSPRLTERGFKWFFRTGPHDTTFTKLFFDLMEDMKKRGHRISRVAILAEDTEFGATAAGVADGFARVYKYDVVAKELYTSPPASLTAEFLRLRQANPDVIIGANYLVDAVLIVRTLKEMRWTPQAFMAHAGFTTVPDFLQATGRDGWYFLARAPWALGIAARKPLVARVNDLYRRKYNADMDEVVARAFTGMLTLADALNRAGSTAPAAIQAALRETKIPGAQLIMPWQGIEFDQYGQNKHAAGIMTQILDGQYKVVWPFEIAEAPIVWPMPAWDRR, encoded by the coding sequence ATGCGGATCACCAGACGGAGGTTCCTCAGGTACACCGGCGCGGGGCTCGGGGCGCTGGTCATCGGCGACCGGCTGGCGTCTGCCCTTGCCGCCCAGGACGCGACGATCCCGGTCGGTGCCGTCTACCCGCTCTCGGGCGCGCTGGCGCGCATCGGCGCCGGGATTCGCAACGGCATCGAGCTGGCGGTCGACATCGTCAACAACGCCTACCCCGACCTCACGCTCCCGCTGGCTCCCACCGCCGGACTGCCCAAGCTCGGCGGCCGCAAGATCCGGCTGATCTGGGGCGACAGCCGCGGCGATCCGGCCACCGGCCGCGCCGAGGCCGAGCGCCTCATCGAGCGCGAGCGCGTGGTGGCCCTGATCGGCTCTTACCAGAGCGCCGTGACGGCCACGGCCAGCCTGGCCGCCGAGACCCGGGGCATTCCGTTCCTCAACCCGGAGTCGTCGTCGCCACGGCTGACCGAGCGCGGGTTCAAGTGGTTTTTCCGAACCGGCCCCCACGACACGACCTTCACCAAACTCTTCTTCGACCTCATGGAGGACATGAAGAAGCGGGGGCACCGGATCTCGCGTGTGGCGATCCTCGCCGAGGACACCGAGTTCGGCGCCACCGCCGCGGGCGTGGCCGATGGCTTCGCCCGGGTCTACAAGTACGACGTGGTGGCCAAGGAACTCTACACGTCGCCGCCCGCCAGCCTCACCGCCGAGTTCCTGCGCCTGCGCCAGGCCAACCCCGACGTCATCATCGGCGCCAACTACCTGGTCGATGCGGTGCTCATCGTCCGCACGCTCAAGGAGATGCGCTGGACACCGCAGGCGTTCATGGCCCACGCGGGCTTCACCACCGTGCCGGACTTCCTGCAGGCCACCGGCCGCGACGGCTGGTACTTCTTGGCGCGCGCGCCGTGGGCGCTGGGCATCGCCGCCCGCAAGCCGCTGGTCGCCCGGGTCAACGACCTCTACCGGCGCAAGTACAACGCCGACATGGACGAGGTGGTGGCGCGGGCGTTCACCGGCATGCTGACCCTGGCCGACGCGCTGAACCGCGCGGGGAGTACTGCGCCTGCGGCGATCCAGGCGGCGCTGCGCGAGACGAAGATCCCCGGCGCGCAGCTCATCATGCCGTGGCAGGGGATCGAGTTCGACCAGTACGGCCAGAACAAGCACGCCGCCGGCATCATGACCCAGATCCTCGACG
- a CDS encoding putative hydro-lyase — protein sequence MRTAAEWRQEIRAGRWRRPTAGLAPGFVQANLVVVPAAAADEFRRFCERNPKPCPLLEVTAPGDPEPRRTAPGADLRTDLPRYRVFRDGQMVEERDDLHDLWQDDFVAFLLGCSFTFEEALLQAGLRLRHLDLGRNVSMYVTTRLCEPAGPFAGPLVVSMRPFPADDVPRVEAITARYPLAHGAPVHAGDPAALGIADLARPDFGDPVPVDPGEVPVFWACGVTPQVALRRARLPIAITHAPGHMFITDLTADRIAGVAPGSVLVPGC from the coding sequence GTGCGTACCGCAGCCGAGTGGCGGCAGGAGATCCGGGCCGGGCGCTGGAGACGGCCCACCGCAGGCCTGGCGCCGGGGTTCGTGCAGGCCAACCTGGTCGTCGTGCCCGCGGCAGCGGCCGACGAGTTCCGGCGCTTCTGCGAGCGCAACCCCAAGCCCTGCCCGCTGCTGGAGGTCACCGCGCCGGGCGACCCCGAGCCGCGCCGGACCGCGCCGGGTGCCGACCTGCGCACCGACCTGCCGCGCTACCGCGTCTTTCGCGACGGCCAGATGGTCGAAGAGCGGGACGACCTGCACGACCTCTGGCAGGACGACTTCGTGGCCTTTCTGCTCGGCTGCTCGTTCACCTTCGAGGAAGCCCTGCTGCAGGCGGGCCTGCGTCTTCGCCACCTGGACCTGGGCCGGAACGTCTCCATGTACGTCACCACCCGGCTGTGCGAGCCGGCCGGACCGTTCGCCGGCCCGCTGGTAGTGAGCATGCGGCCGTTCCCGGCGGACGACGTGCCACGGGTCGAGGCAATCACCGCGCGCTACCCGCTGGCCCACGGCGCCCCGGTCCACGCCGGCGACCCGGCCGCGCTTGGGATCGCCGATCTGGCCCGGCCCGACTTCGGTGATCCCGTCCCGGTGGACCCCGGCGAGGTCCCGGTCTTCTGGGCGTGTGGCGTCACCCCGCAGGTGGCGCTCCGGCGGGCCCGGCTGCCCATCGCCATCACCCACGCGCCGGGCCACATGTTCATCACCGACCTGACCGCGGACCGCATCGCAGGCGTGGCGCCGGGGAGCGTGCTCGTCCCCGGCTGCTGA
- a CDS encoding proline racemase family protein — protein MTPNGTRDTGARAAGAAGEATSDALVAAVRRWRPPDDHPILTVIDAHAAGEPLRVVTGGWPPVPGNTMSAKRGYARAHLDHLRRALVFEPRGHADMYGAVLTDPVTPDGDLGVLFLHTEGWSTMCGHGVIALVTVLVETGAVVATGPDAVVRLDTPAGRVVARARLDAGRVRSVAFENVPSFVVALDQTVAVPGLGTVRYDVAFGGAFYAYCEAAPLGLRLVPEEYRQLIATGEAITQAVAARQAVRHPDDDTLSFLYGTIFTGPAHVPGAHSRHVCVFAGTQVDRSPTGTGVSGRLALEHARGRLAPGAPLVVESLIGTRFTGRIVRTTTIGTIPAVVPEVEGSAFITGRTEFVLDPADPLREGFFLR, from the coding sequence ATGACCCCCAACGGCACACGGGACACCGGGGCTCGCGCGGCGGGTGCGGCGGGCGAGGCCACCTCAGACGCCCTCGTGGCCGCCGTGCGCCGGTGGCGCCCGCCGGACGACCACCCGATCCTCACGGTGATCGACGCCCACGCCGCGGGCGAGCCCCTGCGCGTCGTGACCGGTGGCTGGCCCCCGGTTCCGGGGAACACGATGTCTGCCAAGCGAGGGTACGCGCGCGCACACCTCGACCACCTGCGGCGGGCGCTCGTCTTCGAGCCGCGGGGCCATGCCGACATGTACGGGGCCGTGCTCACCGACCCCGTGACGCCCGACGGCGACCTGGGCGTGCTGTTCCTGCACACCGAGGGATGGTCGACCATGTGCGGCCATGGCGTGATCGCCCTGGTGACCGTCCTGGTGGAGACCGGTGCCGTGGTCGCTACCGGTCCCGACGCTGTCGTCCGCCTGGACACGCCCGCTGGCCGCGTGGTGGCCCGCGCGCGGCTGGATGCGGGGCGCGTGCGCAGCGTCGCCTTCGAGAACGTGCCCTCGTTCGTCGTCGCCCTCGACCAGACGGTCGCGGTGCCGGGTTTGGGCACGGTGCGCTACGACGTGGCGTTCGGCGGCGCCTTCTACGCATACTGCGAGGCCGCGCCGCTCGGCCTGCGCCTGGTCCCCGAGGAGTACCGCCAGCTGATCGCCACCGGCGAAGCCATCACGCAGGCGGTGGCGGCGCGGCAGGCCGTCCGACACCCCGACGACGACACCCTCAGCTTCCTCTACGGGACGATCTTCACGGGCCCAGCCCACGTGCCCGGCGCCCACAGCCGTCACGTCTGCGTGTTCGCCGGCACCCAGGTGGACCGGTCGCCAACGGGCACCGGCGTCAGCGGCCGTCTGGCACTGGAGCATGCCCGCGGGCGCCTGGCGCCCGGGGCACCGCTGGTGGTCGAGAGCCTGATCGGCACGCGCTTTACCGGCCGCATCGTGCGCACGACCACCATAGGGACCATCCCGGCTGTGGTGCCCGAGGTCGAGGGGAGCGCGTTCATCACCGGCCGGACCGAGTTCGTCCTGGACCCCGCCGACCCGCTGCGCGAGGGGTTCTTCCTGCGGTAG
- a CDS encoding glycerophosphodiester phosphodiesterase family protein: protein MDRCPHRARARRRSFQPALRSIIVLTSLAALATAVLPAGLAQTLTVDVHAHRGGAGLAPENTLAAFRNAIALGADVLELDLHVSKDGELVVIHDATVSRTTTGRGYVHEMTVAELKRLDAGVHFHPRFAGERIPTLGEVLALVATQAPPHVRLNIETKYPSPGQYPPPPPDFEAKVIEQVRAAGLLDRVIVQSFHYPSIRRVKALAPTVRTAALRAARDPTFDPVAVVREVGADLWAPQGDQVTADVVETLHRAGIPVVPWTVNTPAEMARLLDAGIGRLPGDGIITDYPDRLLQVLRARGIRR from the coding sequence GTGGATCGGTGTCCGCACCGCGCCCGTGCCCGGCGCAGGTCGTTCCAGCCGGCGCTCCGTTCCATCATCGTCCTGACCAGCCTCGCCGCCCTGGCGACGGCGGTGCTCCCCGCCGGTCTGGCGCAGACGCTCACGGTGGACGTGCACGCCCATCGGGGCGGCGCAGGGCTGGCCCCCGAGAACACGCTGGCCGCCTTCCGCAACGCCATCGCGCTGGGCGCCGACGTCCTCGAGCTCGACCTGCACGTCTCCAAGGACGGCGAGCTCGTGGTGATCCACGACGCCACCGTCTCCCGCACGACCACCGGCCGCGGGTACGTCCACGAGATGACCGTCGCAGAGCTCAAACGCCTGGACGCAGGCGTGCACTTCCACCCCCGGTTCGCCGGCGAGCGCATCCCGACCCTGGGCGAGGTGCTGGCGTTGGTGGCCACCCAGGCCCCGCCCCACGTGCGGCTCAACATCGAGACCAAGTACCCCTCACCCGGCCAGTATCCCCCTCCGCCACCCGACTTCGAGGCCAAGGTGATTGAGCAGGTGCGCGCCGCCGGCCTGCTGGACCGCGTGATCGTGCAGTCGTTCCACTACCCCTCGATCCGCAGGGTGAAGGCCCTGGCGCCCACGGTGCGCACCGCCGCGCTGCGCGCGGCGCGCGACCCGACTTTCGACCCCGTCGCCGTGGTGCGGGAGGTCGGCGCCGACCTGTGGGCCCCGCAGGGCGACCAGGTCACCGCCGACGTGGTGGAGACGTTGCACCGCGCCGGCATCCCCGTGGTGCCCTGGACCGTGAACACGCCCGCCGAGATGGCACGCCTGCTGGACGCGGGCATCGGCCGGCTGCCGGGCGACGGCATCATCACCGACTACCCGGACCGCCTGCTCCAGGTCCTGCGCGCCCGCGGGATCCGGCGGTGA
- a CDS encoding MaoC family dehydratase: protein MLKPGWEGRFYEDFEVGDVYRSRMGRTITDTDNIWFSLLTANPNQIHFNAEYARRTAFGRPLVNSILTLGIVVGLSADDVSQNGVALGWEEIRLPHPVYAGDTLYAETEVLDKRESRSRPEWGIVRVRTRGLNQDGVVVIEYTRTVMVWKRDAAPRRGLFPTPPPASSPTAAK from the coding sequence GTGCTCAAGCCCGGATGGGAAGGCCGGTTCTACGAGGACTTCGAGGTCGGCGACGTCTACCGCAGCCGGATGGGCCGCACCATCACCGACACCGACAACATCTGGTTCTCGCTGCTGACGGCCAACCCCAATCAGATTCACTTCAACGCCGAGTACGCCCGGCGCACCGCGTTCGGCCGCCCCCTGGTCAACAGCATCCTCACCCTGGGCATCGTGGTGGGACTCAGCGCCGATGACGTCAGCCAGAACGGCGTTGCGCTGGGCTGGGAGGAGATCCGGCTGCCGCACCCCGTCTACGCCGGCGACACGCTCTACGCCGAGACCGAAGTGCTCGACAAGCGCGAGTCGCGGTCCCGTCCCGAGTGGGGCATCGTCAGGGTCCGCACCCGCGGTCTCAATCAGGATGGCGTCGTGGTCATCGAGTACACGCGTACGGTCATGGTCTGGAAGCGCGACGCCGCACCCCGGCGCGGCCTGTTCCCCACGCCCCCACCGGCGTCGTCCCCGACGGCAGCGAAGTGA